One genomic segment of [Limnothrix rosea] IAM M-220 includes these proteins:
- a CDS encoding glycosyltransferase family 4 protein translates to MSQSPIRATFYSILPSPYQRDLFAAIAARPDIDLQVKYLEMTVDDSPWPQKELQAYESVLPGKDLRWGSSRFHINWHLPNFADTDVVVLNGYQSSVSQWILRTQAGKIPCVFWGEKIVGAATGVKGKMQKNFADSLSNCQAIAAIGAAAVEDYKQRYPNMPVHPIPYYCTLRNFQDNIPQRPRDPINIFFCGQMIARKGVDLLLQSFSQIIDQGFNATLTLVGREAELPEFMAAIPEKTQEKVIYKGFQAPETLPKFFNEADIFVLPSRYDGWGVVVNQAVGAGLPIVCSDAVGSAADLVKDNGIIFEAGNQAKLYEALLTYISNPEKLTAASKASYANSADWYPEVGAERWANLFRQVLA, encoded by the coding sequence ATGAGCCAGTCACCCATTCGAGCCACGTTTTATTCAATTTTGCCCTCGCCCTATCAGCGGGATTTATTTGCGGCGATCGCCGCCCGCCCTGATATTGATTTGCAGGTGAAGTACCTCGAAATGACGGTGGATGACTCGCCATGGCCGCAAAAAGAATTGCAAGCTTATGAATCCGTTTTACCCGGTAAAGATCTGCGGTGGGGTTCCTCGCGCTTCCATATAAACTGGCATTTGCCAAATTTTGCCGACACCGATGTGGTTGTACTCAATGGCTATCAAAGCTCGGTATCCCAATGGATTCTCCGTACCCAAGCTGGCAAAATTCCCTGTGTGTTTTGGGGTGAAAAAATAGTCGGTGCTGCAACCGGCGTAAAAGGAAAAATGCAAAAAAACTTTGCTGATTCTCTTAGTAATTGTCAGGCGATCGCTGCCATTGGTGCTGCTGCCGTAGAAGACTACAAACAGCGTTATCCCAACATGCCCGTTCATCCCATTCCGTACTACTGCACCCTCAGAAACTTTCAAGATAATATTCCCCAACGTCCCAGAGACCCCATTAATATTTTCTTTTGTGGTCAGATGATTGCCCGCAAAGGCGTTGATCTATTGCTACAGTCCTTTTCCCAAATTATTGACCAAGGTTTTAACGCCACATTAACCCTTGTCGGTCGTGAGGCTGAACTGCCGGAATTTATGGCAGCGATTCCAGAAAAAACCCAAGAAAAAGTAATTTACAAGGGATTTCAAGCCCCTGAAACCCTACCGAAATTTTTTAATGAAGCGGACATTTTTGTTTTGCCCAGTCGTTACGACGGTTGGGGTGTCGTTGTGAATCAAGCTGTTGGGGCGGGATTGCCGATTGTTTGTTCTGATGCGGTCGGTTCGGCAGCTGATCTTGTCAAAGATAACGGCATAATTTTTGAGGCAGGCAATCAGGCAAAACTCTACGAAGCTCTACTGACCTACATTAGCAATCCAGAAAAATTAACCGCTGCCAGCAAAGCGTCCTACGCAAATTCGGCTGACTGGTATCCGGAAGTTGGGGCAGAACGCTGGGCTAATTTGTTTCGTCAGGTGCTGGCGTAA
- a CDS encoding glycosyltransferase: MADVSYIICTYNNASLLSGCILSILNQDYTDINSVELIVVDNNSIDETKKVVEEFQQTSKFVNINYVLEKKQGVGYARITGAKKAKGEFLIYVDDDIRQKPNWCKEALRFFHNHPKAGLVGGRIALKYLVPPTPTVQMCETVLCRMDFGSEELEAWSGKGNIYLVGATFACRRKALYESGWIENPVLIGRTGKNLTSGEDTEIFFRIKNQGWELWYSPNLGATHEIPEKRMTVSYLCQLHRNISRSSAQLRALYSYGEVSVGTQALNLTKDLFNLGKRSMAWLIKDMLLGKNIGNKRYIQIFETYGRVESSFAYLFEDKSKYHIEKKQSK, encoded by the coding sequence ATGGCTGACGTTTCATACATCATTTGTACCTATAATAATGCCTCGCTCCTGTCAGGGTGTATTTTATCTATTCTGAATCAAGACTATACAGATATTAACTCTGTAGAACTAATCGTCGTTGATAACAACTCCATAGACGAAACAAAGAAAGTTGTTGAAGAATTTCAGCAGACTAGTAAATTCGTCAACATAAATTATGTTTTAGAAAAAAAGCAAGGAGTTGGATACGCCAGAATCACTGGAGCAAAAAAAGCAAAAGGAGAATTTTTAATTTATGTAGATGATGATATTCGCCAAAAGCCAAACTGGTGTAAAGAAGCCCTCAGATTTTTTCACAATCATCCCAAAGCCGGCCTAGTCGGCGGTCGCATTGCCCTAAAATATCTAGTTCCTCCAACACCGACTGTACAAATGTGTGAAACCGTTCTTTGTCGTATGGACTTCGGCTCAGAGGAACTAGAAGCTTGGTCTGGTAAAGGAAATATCTATCTCGTTGGAGCAACATTTGCTTGTCGTAGAAAAGCCTTGTATGAATCGGGTTGGATTGAAAACCCTGTCCTCATAGGACGAACAGGAAAAAATTTAACCTCCGGTGAGGACACGGAGATTTTTTTTAGGATTAAAAATCAAGGATGGGAACTTTGGTATTCTCCAAACTTAGGTGCTACCCACGAAATCCCAGAAAAGAGAATGACAGTCTCCTACCTTTGTCAGTTACATCGCAATATATCGAGGAGTAGTGCACAACTGCGAGCTTTATATTCATATGGTGAAGTCTCCGTAGGGACTCAAGCTCTAAATCTAACGAAAGATCTATTTAATCTTGGTAAACGCTCCATGGCATGGCTGATAAAAGATATGTTGTTAGGGAAAAATATCGGCAATAAGAGGTACATTCAAATTTTTGAAACCTATGGAAGAGTCGAAAGCTCTTTTGCATATCTATTCGAAGATAAGAGCAAATACCATATTGAAAAAAAACAGTCTAAATAA
- a CDS encoding glycosyltransferase family 2 protein: MAEILPISALIPTRNRAVVFRRTLESLGQQSVQPDEIVVVDGSDDESTAVVCREKIANLETKIRYFRADKLGAAVQRNQAIAEATQEVIWLLDDDILLEPECLQRLWTALHSDPKVGGVNAMITNQKYTPPGRISRLLYEILSGQKRESYAGQCLGPALNLLPEDREELPEVVPVDWLNTTCVLYRREALPEPLFPSNFRGYSLMEDVTLSLTVGKKWQLLNARTARIFHDSQPGDHKNSQKVLAQMDLVNRHFVMTKILERRQLSDYFKLTLLQLFSIAALFGSQGNVKDLPAVVSGKIAGLFEILNSTKTQKHSPS; this comes from the coding sequence ATGGCTGAAATTTTGCCAATATCGGCACTGATTCCAACTCGTAATCGTGCAGTGGTTTTCCGCAGAACCTTGGAAAGTCTTGGGCAACAGTCGGTTCAGCCCGATGAAATCGTGGTAGTGGATGGCTCGGATGATGAATCTACGGCAGTAGTCTGTCGTGAAAAGATTGCTAATTTGGAGACTAAAATTCGGTATTTTCGTGCTGATAAGCTTGGGGCTGCGGTGCAACGAAATCAGGCGATCGCCGAAGCAACCCAAGAAGTGATTTGGCTACTAGATGACGATATTCTACTAGAGCCCGAATGCCTACAGCGACTATGGACAGCCCTCCATTCAGATCCAAAAGTAGGTGGCGTTAACGCCATGATTACCAATCAAAAATATACGCCGCCCGGTCGCATTAGCCGTCTGCTCTACGAGATTTTGTCAGGTCAAAAGCGAGAAAGTTATGCCGGACAATGTCTTGGCCCTGCGCTAAATTTGTTGCCAGAAGATAGAGAAGAACTACCCGAAGTTGTACCCGTTGACTGGTTAAATACCACCTGCGTTTTATATCGTCGCGAAGCCTTGCCAGAACCTTTATTCCCTTCAAATTTTAGGGGTTATTCTCTCATGGAAGATGTCACTTTATCTTTGACAGTGGGAAAAAAGTGGCAGTTGTTGAATGCTCGAACAGCAAGGATTTTCCATGATAGTCAGCCGGGTGATCATAAAAATAGCCAGAAAGTTTTGGCGCAAATGGATTTGGTGAATCGTCACTTTGTCATGACTAAAATTCTAGAGCGTCGGCAATTATCTGATTATTTTAAATTAACTCTCCTTCAGCTTTTTTCTATTGCTGCGTTATTTGGTTCCCAAGGAAATGTTAAGGATTTACCGGCCGTTGTATCGGGAAAAATTGCAGGGTTATTTGAAATTTTAAATTCTACTAAAACCCAAAAACATTCGCCGAGCTGA
- a CDS encoding acyltransferase: MIDLLERIYTGLLSRYRNNYYKLRGVHLSGYSRLQTIEIPRNFDDIEIHENCALDRGVTLLCSGEKTDKPKIQIGAQTYINRHCFFDAAKLIVIGKNCGFGPGCYITDHDHGLDPALAPLEQELISKETIIGDRVWIGANVTILKGVNIGDDAVVGAGSVVTKDIPAQAIAVGNPAKVLRIKGQEK; encoded by the coding sequence ATGATTGATTTGTTAGAGCGAATTTATACTGGTTTATTGTCCCGTTACCGGAATAACTATTACAAGCTACGGGGAGTCCATTTATCTGGCTATTCACGGCTGCAAACTATTGAGATTCCGCGTAATTTTGATGATATTGAAATTCATGAAAATTGTGCCTTAGATCGAGGTGTAACGTTACTGTGTAGTGGTGAAAAAACGGATAAACCTAAAATTCAAATCGGTGCGCAAACCTATATCAACCGCCATTGTTTTTTTGATGCTGCAAAATTAATTGTGATTGGCAAAAATTGCGGTTTTGGACCTGGTTGCTACATTACCGACCATGACCATGGTTTAGACCCGGCGTTAGCACCACTGGAACAAGAGTTAATCTCTAAAGAAACCATTATTGGCGATCGCGTTTGGATTGGGGCAAATGTCACGATTCTCAAGGGTGTAAATATTGGTGATGACGCGGTTGTGGGTGCTGGCAGTGTGGTCACAAAAGATATCCCGGCGCAGGCGATCGCCGTCGGCAATCCAGCAAAAGTATTACGGATAAAGGGTCAGGAAAAATGA
- a CDS encoding glycosyltransferase family 2 protein, which produces MTICDISVVIPTYKRPDDLVVAIEKIVACDPQPAEIVVHIDYGETVTKPVLDKLNYDSIDIVIIEGDRRVGPGGGRNKAIKKAKHNIIASFDDDSYPLDKDYFARLLSLFEKYPKAAVIGAAIYHRDETILPERHEAQWEHSFVGCGCAYRRELFLNTGGYVELPVAYGMEEVDLSLRLYDQGWRVLVSPWLRVFHDTNLARHGNPKITAASISNQILLTYLRYPVLLWWIGIGQTVSRILWLIRNNRFAGIGKGLINIPSLVFDNRQYRAVVKANSLNDFLRLKRQPIPEKIT; this is translated from the coding sequence ATGACGATTTGCGATATCAGTGTGGTCATCCCAACTTACAAGCGACCCGATGATTTGGTGGTTGCCATCGAAAAGATTGTCGCCTGCGATCCCCAGCCAGCGGAGATTGTGGTGCACATTGACTACGGTGAAACGGTGACTAAACCAGTCCTTGACAAGCTAAACTACGACTCGATAGATATTGTGATTATTGAAGGCGATCGCCGCGTGGGGCCGGGAGGAGGTCGGAATAAGGCCATAAAAAAAGCAAAACATAACATTATTGCGAGTTTTGATGATGATTCTTATCCCCTAGACAAAGACTATTTTGCACGGCTATTAAGTCTGTTTGAAAAATATCCAAAAGCAGCAGTGATTGGCGCAGCAATTTATCACAGAGATGAAACCATTTTGCCGGAACGTCATGAAGCTCAATGGGAACATTCTTTTGTGGGTTGCGGTTGTGCCTATCGCAGAGAATTATTTCTTAATACGGGGGGTTATGTTGAGCTACCTGTCGCCTATGGCATGGAAGAAGTCGATTTATCTTTGCGTTTATACGACCAAGGTTGGCGTGTTTTGGTGAGTCCTTGGTTGAGGGTTTTTCATGATACAAATTTAGCGCGTCATGGTAATCCGAAAATTACAGCAGCGAGCATTAGCAATCAAATTTTATTGACCTATTTAAGATATCCTGTATTACTGTGGTGGATTGGTATTGGTCAGACAGTAAGTCGTATTTTGTGGCTAATCCGGAATAATCGTTTTGCAGGGATTGGCAAAGGACTGATCAATATTCCAAGCCTAGTATTTGATAATCGTCAATATCGCGCTGTCGTTAAAGCAAATAGTTTAAATGACTTTTTGAGATTAAAACGTCAACCGATTCCTGAAAAAATTACTTAA
- a CDS encoding glycosyltransferase: protein MPALENLGYEVVISAVDLLPASHFMGVKKPFTSEELAMRSKLTEQIINEVKTVHQQQGIDLFLSYFYDSHFDPSGFDEIKKLGIPIVNFYCNSIYQFELVEEISAAVDFAWHAEKHARDSYLSVGANPIWVQMGGNPDLYAPVAVSKRTKKACFVGQRYADRAMYLAALVDNQVPVDIYGNSWGWTPPENEAAIAPPKPKEPSIEPQDAIPTGSYLGREIPQLGGLKSYLNVISETLNERGLIKGWANVFEQFLYRQQNQQLIAKLTSSAKGFAESIPETFSSYEVVLNFSNVWGNGRPGSGLIPHVRLRDFEAPLCRSCYLTGYTDEITEFYEIGKEIDTYSSPEELVEKTKFYLEHPDAAEKLRNAGYERALRDHTWENRFRELFSKIGLS, encoded by the coding sequence GTGCCTGCTCTGGAAAATTTGGGCTATGAAGTTGTTATCTCAGCTGTTGACTTATTACCGGCTAGCCATTTTATGGGGGTAAAAAAGCCTTTTACTTCGGAAGAGTTGGCGATGCGCTCAAAGCTCACGGAACAAATAATTAATGAGGTTAAAACAGTTCATCAACAGCAGGGTATCGATCTGTTTCTCAGTTATTTTTACGATTCTCATTTTGATCCAAGTGGCTTCGATGAAATAAAAAAATTAGGCATTCCTATTGTCAACTTTTACTGCAATAGCATTTATCAGTTTGAGCTTGTTGAAGAAATTTCAGCAGCAGTAGATTTTGCTTGGCATGCAGAAAAGCATGCGCGGGATTCATATTTGAGTGTCGGAGCAAATCCGATTTGGGTGCAAATGGGAGGTAATCCGGATTTGTATGCTCCGGTAGCGGTCAGCAAACGTACTAAAAAGGCTTGTTTTGTGGGTCAGCGGTATGCGGATCGGGCGATGTATCTGGCGGCTTTAGTGGATAATCAGGTGCCGGTAGATATTTATGGGAATAGTTGGGGCTGGACTCCTCCTGAAAATGAGGCGGCGATCGCCCCCCCAAAACCCAAAGAACCTTCTATCGAACCGCAGGATGCAATACCAACAGGCTCCTATTTAGGTCGTGAAATTCCGCAACTAGGGGGATTAAAAAGTTACCTCAATGTTATTAGTGAAACATTAAATGAGCGCGGCTTAATCAAAGGCTGGGCTAATGTTTTTGAACAATTTCTTTATCGTCAACAAAATCAGCAGCTCATTGCCAAATTAACCAGTTCGGCAAAGGGCTTTGCGGAGAGTATTCCTGAGACTTTTTCGTCCTATGAAGTGGTGCTAAATTTTAGTAATGTCTGGGGCAATGGTCGTCCGGGTTCTGGGTTGATTCCCCATGTACGTTTGCGGGATTTTGAAGCACCTTTATGCCGGAGTTGTTATCTGACGGGCTATACCGATGAAATTACTGAGTTTTATGAAATCGGCAAAGAAATTGACACCTATAGCTCCCCTGAAGAACTGGTGGAAAAAACAAAATTTTATCTAGAACATCCAGATGCGGCAGAAAAGTTGCGGAATGCAGGATATGAGCGGGCTTTGCGAGACCATACTTGGGAAAATCGTTTTCGAGAACTTTTTAGTAAGATTGGGCTTAGTTAA
- a CDS encoding glycosyltransferase family 4 protein produces MTHPTKNDTTWFCCQLGAREHYSIPRALKQAGQLGALLTDAWVQPESLVKKIPVSSLKSLGDRHHPNLSNTEVYSFTNQLILFEVQQRLQRTESWPRMISRNNWYQGQIIKKLKQLSSQNPHHKKILFSYSYAALEIFKYAKSQGWQTILGQIDPGVEEEKIVIEEFQKDQTLAPDWQPVPQKYWQDWQLECELSDRILVNSEWSKKLLVKGGVEETKIKVVPLVYQAPKNVDDFTRKYPAQFTKERPLRVLFLGLITLRKGIRACLEAIAPLVDDETIEFWFVGSQQINIPEEFHNRKNIHWVGSVPRSETANYYRQADVFLFPSLSDGFGLTQLEAQAWQLPIIASNRCGDVVTDGEDGVVLSDVSGEEIRRSLLQLKSQPELLQKFADAIQPKPQFSLEYLSQSLQKLTVSA; encoded by the coding sequence GTGACACACCCAACAAAAAATGATACAACATGGTTCTGTTGTCAGCTTGGGGCAAGGGAACATTACTCAATTCCTAGAGCCTTAAAGCAAGCGGGTCAACTAGGAGCTTTGCTGACGGATGCTTGGGTACAGCCTGAGTCTCTAGTGAAAAAAATTCCGGTTAGTAGTTTAAAAAGTTTGGGCGATCGCCACCATCCTAACCTATCAAATACTGAAGTTTATAGCTTTACCAATCAACTGATTTTATTTGAAGTACAGCAACGTTTACAAAGAACTGAATCTTGGCCGAGAATGATTTCTCGGAACAATTGGTATCAAGGACAAATTATCAAAAAGCTCAAGCAACTCTCAAGTCAAAATCCTCACCACAAAAAGATTTTATTTTCCTATAGTTATGCGGCATTAGAAATTTTTAAATATGCAAAATCCCAAGGCTGGCAAACTATTTTAGGTCAAATTGATCCCGGAGTTGAAGAGGAAAAAATCGTTATTGAGGAATTTCAAAAAGACCAAACTCTTGCTCCTGATTGGCAGCCTGTACCGCAAAAATATTGGCAAGATTGGCAACTGGAATGTGAGCTAAGTGATCGTATTTTAGTGAATTCTGAATGGTCGAAAAAATTATTAGTTAAAGGTGGTGTTGAGGAGACGAAAATTAAGGTTGTGCCGCTAGTTTATCAAGCCCCTAAAAATGTTGATGATTTTACACGAAAGTATCCGGCGCAATTTACGAAAGAGCGACCTCTACGGGTTTTATTTTTAGGATTAATTACGCTGCGGAAAGGGATTCGGGCTTGTTTAGAGGCGATCGCCCCATTGGTTGACGATGAAACCATTGAGTTTTGGTTTGTGGGCAGCCAACAAATTAATATTCCAGAAGAATTTCACAATCGAAAAAATATTCACTGGGTCGGCTCAGTGCCCCGTAGTGAAACCGCAAATTATTACCGACAAGCGGATGTGTTTTTATTTCCCAGTTTATCCGATGGTTTTGGCCTCACTCAGCTAGAAGCCCAAGCTTGGCAACTGCCAATTATTGCCTCAAATCGTTGTGGTGATGTGGTGACAGATGGTGAGGATGGGGTTGTTTTATCGGATGTTAGTGGCGAAGAAATTCGGCGATCGCTCCTGCAACTGAAATCCCAACCAGAGCTTTTACAAAAATTTGCTGATGCTATTCAACCGAAACCGCAATTTTCCCTTGAATATTTAAGTCAATCCCTCCAAAAACTCACTGTATCAGCCTGA